The following DNA comes from Nitrospirota bacterium.
CTGGTCGGATTGATCCCGATCCCGACCAGCGTCACGTCCGAGTCGGGGACAATCGTCGCCCCGACGACCAAAAACGCGGCCGCAGAGAGATCGCCCGGCACAACAAGGGCATTCGCCCCGCTCCATCGCAAGGAGGATCGGCCCTCCAGGGCGACGGTCGTGCCTCTCCGGTCCAGCGGAATGCCGAAATACTGAAACAGCCGTTCCGTGTGGTCACGCGACGGCCGGGGCTCCGTCACGCGGGTCACACCCTCGGCGAAAAGAGCGGCGAACAACAAGGCCGACTTGACCTGGGCGCTCGCCACGGGCGACCGATAGTCGATGGCCTTCAGGCGACTTCCTGTCACGGCCAGCGGAGCCAATTCTCCGCCTTTGCGGCCGGCGATCGTGGCGCCCATCTCCCGCAAGGGCCTGACGACGCGCCCCATCGGCCTCCGCCGGATCGATTCGTCGCCGGTCAACACCGTGAAGAAATCCTGCCCCGCCAGCAGGCCGGTTAAGAGTCGGATCCCGGTGCCGGAGTTGCCGCAGTCGATCGGTGCGTCCGGCTCCGCCAATCCCCACAGGCCCTTGCCATGCACGCGGAGTTGGTCCGGAGATTCGTCGATCCGGACTCCCAGGGCCTGGAAGGCGCGCACGGTGTTGAGGCAGTCCTCGCCCCGGCAATAGGCTTTGATCGTGCTCACGCCTTCAGCCAGGGCCGAAAGCATGATCGCCCGATGCGTGATGGATTTATCCCCGGGCACCGACAGGGTTCCTCTCAACGGACGCCCGGGGGTGATGGTCAATGAAGCCATGTACTCTAATCTACACAGTGCTGAGTGTTGAGTCGTAACAGCCCGATTCCGAAAACTCAGAACTCATCACCTCACACTTTCCCTAGTTGAGCTGCTCCCGCACGCGTTTGGCGCGCTCCAGTTCCTTTTCGATCCCCGGACCGTCCCCGGCCTGGATGAGCCGCTTGAGTTCTTCCAGGTGCCGTTCATAGACCTCGATCAGGGCCACGATGTTGTCGCGGTTCCTGAGAAAGATATCGCGCCACATCTCGGGAGAACTGGCGGCGATGCGGGTTGTGTCCCGCAGACCGCCTCCCGAATGGTTGCACAGGTCCAGATCCGGAGTCGTCCGCTCGCGAATCTCGGTCAAGGCGTTGATCAGCGCGAACGCCGCCACATGGGGCAAGTGGCTGACCGCTCCCAGGATCCGGTCATGCACGAACGGGTCCATGCACATGACGATCGAGCCGGCAGCTTCCCAGAGTTCCCTGATCGCTTGCAGCGCCTGCGGATCGGTGCGGCTCGTCGGCGTCAGGATGCAGCGGGCCCCCATGAAGAGCGTGGCGGACCCGGCGGCCACGCCGGTCTTTTCTTTCCCGGCGATGGGATGCGCGCCGACGAACCGCACGCCGTCCGGCATGAGGCGCTCCGCCTGCTCGACCAGCGCGCCTTTCACGCTGCCCACGTCGGTGACGATCGCGCCCGGCTTCAAGCAATTCGCCCAATCTTTCAAATGCCGTTCATACGTATCGACCGGCGTGGCGAGGACCACCAGATCCGCGTCGCAGACGCCGTCCTTGGGGTCGGCGACATAGCGGTCGATGGCGCCGAGTTCCACGGCCGTCTTCAAGTTCTCGATGCGCCGACCGATGCCGACGACGGAGCCGGCCAATTCCTGTCGCCGGAGGACCATGCCCAGTGAGCCACCGATCAGCCCGACTCCGACGATGGCAACTTGTCTGTAGCGGTGAGCAGATCCGGCCATGAGTGTTCAGTCCGAGAGACGGCCTCACGCAGGGAAACGCCGCTTCACGCCGCGTGTTCGGCGGGTCAGTTCGCGCATGACTGACGGCTTTTCTTACACCTCGCGGCCGACCGCCTCCGCGATCTTTTTCACGTCGTACATCAGCTCCTTGAACTTCGGCGGCTTGATGGATTCCTCGCCGTCGCACAACGCGCATTCGGGGTTGGAATGCACTTCGATCAGCAATCCGTCCGCCCCGGCTGCGATAGCGGCTTTGGACATCGGCGCGACCAGGTTCCACTTGCCGGTCGCATGGCTGGGGTCCACGATGACCGGGAGATGGGACAGTTCTTTCAGAGTCGGAATCGCCGCCAGGTCCAGTGTGTTCCGATATTGGGTCTCGAACGTCCGGATCCCGCGTTCGCAGAGCATCACGTTCCGGTTGCCCCGCGACATGATGTATTCCGCGGACAACAGGAACTCTTTGATCGTCGCGGAGAGCCCCCGCTTCAGCAGGACAGGCTTGTCATAGGCGCCGACCTCCTTGAGCAACTCGAAGTTCTGCATGTTCCGGGCGCCGATCTGGATGATGTCCGCCTTCTCCAGAAACAACTCGATATCTCTGGTATCCAGAATCTCACTGACAACCGGCAGGCCGGTCTGTTTCTTGGCTTCCAGGAGGTAATCGAGCCCTTCGCGGCCCAAGCCTTGGAACGAATAGGGCGAGGTGCGCGGCTTGTAGGCGCCCCCTCGGAGAATGCTCGCTCCCGCTGCTTTGACCTCATGAGCGATGCCTACGGTCAACTCCAGGCGTTCCACGGCGCAAGGGCCGGCCATGATCGCCAGTTTCTTGCCGCCGATCTTCACGCCGTTCACGTCGATGACGGTGTTGTCCTTCTTGAACTCGCGGCTGACGAGCTTCCAGGGAGCCAGAATCGGCAGAACGTTCTCCACGCCGGGCAAGGCGGTCAGCGGCTGATTCTGCAGGATGCGATCGTCGCCGATGACCCCGATGATGGTGCGTTCCTGCCCGGTTGAAATGTGTGACTTGAGACCCAGCTCACGGAGCCGGTCCAGAATATGGTCGATCTCCCGCTCGGTTGCTTCCGGCTTGAGTACGATGATCATGGTTGTCCTCTCACCTTCCTTGACATGAAATGGCTTAGCATAAGACCTTCTTCAAGGCCGTCAAGAACGCGCGATTTTCCTCCGGCAGGCCGATCGTGACCCGCAACATCCGCCCTTCCATGTGCCGGACGATCACCCCTTCCCGCAACAATGCCTCGAAGACCCCCCGGCCGTCCCTTCCGACATCGAAATAAAGAAAGTTCGTCTCACTCGGCAGAGGCCGGAATCCGAGCGCGACCAGTCCCGCGCGGACAACCTCCATCTGCTCCCGGTTCATCGCGCGGCTCTTGGCGACGTGTTCCTCGTCATCGAGCGCGGCCAGCGCAGCCCGCTGAGCCAGACTGTTCGCATTGAACGGGGGGCGGACCCGATTGAGATACCCGGCGATCTCCGGCGTCGTGAGTCCGTAGCCGATGCGGAGTCCGGCCAGGCCGTAGATCTTGGAGAATGTCCTCAGGACCACGACGTTGCGGTGCTGTTTCACATAGGCGAGGCTGTCCGGAAACACCGGGCTGCGGACATATTCATAATAGGCCTCGTCAAAGACCACGACGACGTGGTTCGGCACCCGCGCCATCAAGGCCTCGACTTCGGCCGCATCGACCATCGTGCCCGTGGGATTGTTGGGATTGCAGATGAACAGTAGCCTGGTGCGATCCGTCACCGCATCGGCCATCGCGGGCAGGTCATGTCGCCAATCGGTGAGCGGCACGACCACCGGAACGCCGTGGGCGGCGGTGACTTCCATCTTATAGATGACGAACGTGTGGTCCGCCATCACGGCTTCGTCTCCGGGGGACACAAAGACCCGCGCCAGCAGGCCGAGAATCTCATCGGATCCGTTGCCCAGGACGATCTGATCGGGTGTGACCTTCCATCGTTGGGCCAACGCGCCCCGCAGCTTGTAGGCGCCACCGTCGGGATAACGATTCAATGTCGCAGACGCCTCCCCCAACACGGCCAAGGCCTTGGGCGACGGGCCGATCGGATTCTCGTTGGAAGCGAGCTTGATCGCTCGAGGCAGGCCCAGCTCGCGCTGCAACTCCTCCACCGGCTTGCCCGGCACATACGGCGACAACGAGGCGATATCGGGGTGGACTTTCAACGCCATGGTTTCCTTCGCGTCGTTCGTGACGCGTTACTCCTTCACCCTGCCCGCTTCGGAGGATGGACGCTCGCGTTCCCCAGCGAGGAACGAACAACGGTTGACGATTGACCTTCTTTAAGCGTGCGACGGGTACGATCCCAAAATCTTCATAAAGAGGCAGCGCCCTTTGACCTCTTCCAAGGCTTTTTTGACCCGGTCTTCCTCCACGTGCCCTTCGATGTCCACGAAGAAAATGTATTCCCAGGCTTTGCGCCGCGACGGCCGGGACTCGATCTTGGTCATGTTGATCCCGTGCGAGGCGAAGGGACGTAACAGGTCATACAGCGCGCCGACTCGGTCTTTCACGGAGAGCATCAGCGACGTCTTGTCTTTTCCCGTCCGCTCCGGCGGTTTTTGCGAGAGGATCAAAAACCGGGTGAAATTGTTCATGTTGTCTTCGATCCGGTCCCGAACGACCTTCAACCCGTAGAGTTGCCCGGCAAGTTCCGACGCGATGGCGGCAGCGGCCGGTTCGTCCACGCACAGTTCTGCGGCGCGCGCTGTGCTGGCGACTTCCGAAACCGGGATATGCGACAGATTGGTTTCCAGCCAGTTCCGGCATTGGGCGATCGCGTGCGGATGGGAATAGATCTTTTTGATGTCCTCGATCGACCCGGTTTTGGAGAGGAGGTGATGCGAGACTTCCTGCAGGATCTCGCCGTAAATGAGAAGATTGGAATCGATGAACATATCCAAGGTGTGGTTGACCACCCCCTCGGTCGTGTTTTCGATCGGCACGACGCCGAAATTCGCCCGGCCCCGCTCCACTTCGTTGAAGACGTCTTTGATGCCGGTCACCGGCATGTACTGGGCCGACGAGCCAAATTTCTGCATGCAAGCCATGTGGGTGAAGGTCGCACGCGGTCCCAGGTAGGCGACCTTCTGCGGGCCTTCGAGGGACAGCGACGCGGACATGATCTCGCGATACACCGGCCGGATCGCCTCGTTGGGAAAGGGACCGGGATTCCGGCGCGTCAGCCGCTCGATAATCTCCGCCTCGCGGGCCGGGGTGTGAAGATTCGCGTCACGATCCGATTGTTTCTTCAGCCTGCCGATTTCGATGACGTTCTTGGACCGCTCGTTGAGGAGGCGGAGGATTTCGTCGTCGATCCGGTCGATTTCCCGGCGATAGTGCTGCAGGTCTTTGTCAGCAGCCATCCTTGCTCGGCTCCCCAGGCTCACCGATTGGATTGCCAGACCGAATCGGGGACGATAAGGCAGGTGTGCGCTGATTCCCGTCTGCGACGGCGAATCATGGAGCCAAGTGGTGGATGATACAGGAAGGCAGCGAAGCTTTGCAAGGATACCCTTGGTGATTCAGGCACTTGGGAGGAGTGCTCCCGACGAGCTCCCGTGAATTCAAGGAAAAACGACTGCCACCGATGATCGTCGCGATTCGTTGGGCCGACTGCTCAGGAGAGTAAATCTTTTGGTTTTTTGAAGTGTTCGAAGGCCAACCTGGTAGCCTGGCGGCCGCGAGCGGTGCGCTCAAGAAATCCCGCTTGCATCAGATAGGGCTCGTAGACGTCTTCCAACGTTCCCTTGTCTTCCTGGACCGCAGCAGCCAATGATTCGACTCCCACCGGTCCCCCGCCGAACTTTTCGATGACGGTCAAAAGAATCTTCCGATCCATTTCGTCAAAGCCGGCGGAGTCCACGCCCAACCATGCGAGCGCTTCCTGCGCAACCTGCCTGGTGATCCGGCCTTCGGCTTTGATCTGGGCATAGTCCCTCACCCGCTTGATCAGGCGGTTCACGATCCGAGGGGTGCCGCGCGCGCGGCCGGCGATCTCCGCCGCCCCTTCAGCGTCGATAGCCACGCCGAGAAGGCTGGCCGAACGACGGACGATCGCCTCCAGTTCGACCGGTGAGTAAAATTCCAACCGATGCACCAGCCCGAACCGGTCCCGCAGAGGGGACGTGAGGGCTCCGGCGCGCGTCGTCGCACCGACCAAGGTGAAGCGAGGCAGGTCCAGCTTGACCGTCCTGGTGGACGGCCCCTGGCCGATGACCAGATCAAGCTGGAAATCCTCCATGGCCGGGTAGAGGGCTTCTTCGACCGAAGCCGGTAAGCGATGGATCTCGTCGATGAACAGCACGTCGTGTTCCTGCAGGTTGCTCAAAATCGCGGCGAGATCTCCCGCGTGGGCCAGCACGAGTCCCGAGGTCGAGCGGATGGAAACGCCCATCTCATGGGCGATCACATGCGCGATGGTGGTCTTGCCCAGACCCGGCGGCCCGTAGAAGATCGCATGATCCAGCGCTTCCCCCCGGCGTTTGGCGGCCTCGATGCAGATGCGGAGGGATTCCTTCATCCGCTCCTGGCCGACATATTCATCCAGGGTGTGCGGCCGAAGCGAGGCTTCCAACCCTCGCTCGTCCTCGGTCAGATGATGATTGGTCACCAGACGCTCTCCCATGGAGTCAGTACCCGCCCCCTTCGTCGTGTTTCTTCTCTTCAGGAGCCGGACGAGATTGCGGCGGCGGCGGCAGGGCGCCATGGCCCGGCGGCGGCGGCGAGCCGCAGTCCGGCGGACAGGTGAGGCCGCCCTTGGTCGGATCGGGTAGATGAGGCTCCATGTTCTGTAACTGGCACTGGCTCAGCAGGCCGCCGTTCCTGTTCCCGCACTGTGCCGGCACCGACGAACTGCCGATCTGCACATACCCCTCCGGGCAAGAGCCGCAGACGGGCAGAATATTGGCGCCCAGGGGCACACACTGGACGAGGATCGGATCGCCGTCCTTGCACATCTCCGGCGCGGTGGTGACGCCGGTGGTGGCATAGCCCTCGGGGCAACTGCCGCAAGTTTTGCGGATACTCTTGGGCTCCGAGGCATCTCCGGCAGCGACGAACCGCGTGGACCCGACAGGCCAGAGGACGCTGCCCAGGAGCAGCCCCCATACGAACACGCGGCCGAGCGCGAGCCTTCCTGATCGTTGGAATCCCGGCGCGATCCTCATCTGATTCACCCCCTTGCCAGTTCTTTGAGGGCTTCGCGGATCAAGTCTGTCAGCGGGAGACTGTTGCCGCGGAGACTGCGGACCCGCTTGAGAACCTCCTTCACGTCCGCGGCCCGATACCCGAGGTTGACCAAGGCGGACAAGGCGTCTTCCTGGACCGGATCGGCGTGACCCAAGGTCGCACGGACGGCCTGGCCCGAGGCGGGATGCAGGCGCTCCACTTTGTCTTTCAGCTCGAGCGCGATCCGGCCGGCCGACTTCTTCCCGATGCCGGGCACCGTGGCCAGTTTCTCCACATCGCCGGCCTGCACGGCGGAGACGAGATCGGGGACCGCCAACGCGGAAAGGACGCCGAGCGCCAGTTTAGGACCGATTCCGGAGACGCCGGTCAGGAGCACGAACGCTTCCTTTTCGACGGGCTCGAGAAATCCGAAGAGCTGGATGGCATCCTCGCGGAGATGCGTATGGATGTGAAGCGAGGTGACTTCGTTCAGGTTGGGAAGCGCGTAATACGTGCTGAGCGGAACGAACACTTCGTAGCCGACGCCCTGAACATCGAGCGTCACGTGTGTCGGCGCCTTGAACGCCAGTCGTCCCGTCAGTGAGGCAATCATCGAATCACGTGACGCGTCACGCGTAACGCGCGAGGGGCGAAGGCCTCCGATTCATGGCACAAGGTGACCGAATTGTCACAGCCGGGGCGCCGGGCACAGCCGCTACCCCGCCGTGGCCACTTTCTCCATGACTTCTTCCGAGATGTCGAAGTTGGCGTGAACTTTCTGGACGTCGTCGTGCTCGTCCAGGATTTCCATGAGCTTGAGCATCTGCTCGGCGGACTTTTCCTCGAGCTTGATGTAATTCTGCGGCACGAAGGTCACTTCGGCCAGCGAGGTTTCGATCTTGGCGTCGGCCAGGGCCTTCTTGACCGCCTCGAACTCCTGCGGGCCGGTGATGACCTCAAAGGTCTTCTCGCCGACTTTCACGTCCTCAGCGCCAGCGTCGAGCGCGATGGAGAGCAGCCGGTCTTCGTCGACTTTATCTTTCTCCACCACGAGCGTGCCTTTTTTCTGGAACTGCCAAGCCACCGAGCCGGCTTCGGCCATGGTGCCGTGGTTCTTCGTCAACAGGCTGCGGATCTCCGCGACGGTCCGGTTCCGGTTGTCGGACGTGATTTCGAGCAACAGTGCGGTGCCCCCCGGGCCGTACCCCTCGAGGGTAAACTCCTCGTAGGTCACGCCGGGCAACTCTCCGGTGCCTCGCTGAATGGCCTTTTTGATCGTGTCGTTCGGCATGTTGGCGTCTTTGGCCTTCGCAATAGCCAGCCGGAGTCGCGGGTTGCCTTCCGGATCGCCCCCCTGCCGCGCAGCGATGGTCAGTTCGCGGATCAGTCTGGTGAAAATCTTGCCGCGCTTCGCGTCCTGCGCAGCCTTGTGCCGTTTGATGGTCGCCCAGTGACTATGGCCGCCCATAAGACCCTCCTCTGGACCAGGAACCCCGACGAAGCGGTCCAGGTACGACATGATTTTCCGTGTGATTGGGTGAGGTAGAGCTAACACAGACGCAACTGGGGTGTCAACGCTGGGGAGGCGACTGCAGGATCACTTGGCGCACGCGGTGACCGGGACAACGGGCGGGCAACAGGACGGCCGGCAAGCGGAGCGGCGAACCCGGTCGAATCAGCGTGTTCGCCTGGCCATATGTACGGCATCCACAATGCTCCAGAGCGCGAGCAGCAACAGGGAAACGGTCAGGACCAGGAGCAGGCCGAGGTTTGAGGGAACTTCGTCGGCCAGCAGCGACCGCTCGAAGCGATCCACATCAACCGAACTGAGCAGAGCGCCGACCAGCAGAAGGGCGACGAAGAAAAATGCGGCGCCTTTGGCCCACTGCCCGTTATAGAACTGGCCGAGACCCGGGAATAACGCCGAAAGGAAGGCCGCGACAGCGGGGTTGACGTTCGACTTCGGCGAACGTTCCGCTTCCATTGCCCGAGTGCGCCTCCGCCGGAGGAAGGATCACTCCGAGTAGATCAACAATTGCAGTCCGATCAGCAAGATCAAGCCGGCCCAGGCCAGTTCCCAGGACGACCGATCCGCCGCCCGGTCGACACTCCTACCGTCCCTCCCGTCCTGCACTCTCTGCCAACCGGAGACGAGCTTGGAGGAGCCGGCGGTGATCGCCAGTATTCCCATGATAGTGTGATGGACGGCGATCTTGTGGGCGGACGGGTGCGCGCCGTGCTCATGCCCGAACAGCATCAGTCCACCGATGATGGCCAACGCGGGCAGCGGCACCATCCAGACGCCATGCGCGATCCGGCCGAGCCGCCGGAAGAGCTCGATCGCCCCCACGCTCAGGAGCAGCAGGCCGTAGGTCTTGTGTTGAATGAGTTCCCCGTCATCGCCGAAGAAGGTTTGGGCGAAGCTGAGCGTCCCCACCGGCCAGGCTTCGTGATCGCTCCAGATCAGGAGGAAACCTCCCGCCGCGGACATCGCGGCCGGCAACAGGAAGCTGATCCACGAGAACTTCGTGAAGGCTAACGCCTCTCGGAGTTCGCTGAGTCCGATCAGGATCACGAAGACGCCGGCCAAGTGATGATTAAACTCGGAATAGGCCTTTCCCTCCGGCGAGCCTTCCCATTTCGGAACGCCAGGCGCCGCTGTTCCGCCATGGTCGTGCCGCTGTCCGTTCAGAGCACCGTGACCACCGTCGTGCGACGAACCGCCGATCTGGGCGACAGCCGGAACGGCGAAGACGCTGAACACTATGATGACCAAGAAAAAGGCCCATCCGAATGACCGGATGAGCCCCTTTTCTGCCTCGCGCCTCGCGCCCCGTGCCACGCGCCTAAGCCTTACATGAACTTCATGAACTTCTCTTTCGCTTCGTCCATGATTTGCGCCGTGATCGTCGAGGCGCCCTGCTCCTTCGCCAGCCGTTCGATCTCCCGCTTGGCCATCGGCCTGATGAAGTCCGGGATGTTTTCCAACCGCTTTTCGGCCTCCGGCGTCCACGCGACGCCGATGGAATCGTGCTTGGAATCGTCCATCACCTGGAGCGTAATGGTCTTGTACCCATGTTTCCGCGCATAGGCCTCGACGCTGCTCTGGACCATCGGGCGGACGAACGACGGGAGGCGCTCCAATTTGTCCTTGGCGTCCGGAGTCCACGTGAACTCGGAGGTCGCCGAACCGGGCCCCGCCTGGCTTCCCGACGCAGCGAGTCCCATCTGAGCCACCATCGCCGAAAACGGGCACCCGCCCGATTTGGTCTCCGGCTTCCCTTGGCTGGCAGGACTTGTCGTCCCGGCACCGGCCGAGGTTCCGGCAGGTTGCCCGCCTTGAATTTTCTCGTTGAGATAGGCCGCCATCTGCCCGGCGCCGGCCAGGGCTTCTTCTTTCAGCGTGCTCCGGGTCATCTCGAACGGCTCGGCCGGCGCCGGCCGTCCGCCTAACTTCACGCCCAGCGAGCTGACCATCTGCGTTTCGCCGGGGTTGGTCACCATGGAAAACTTGGCCCCGCAGGAGGGGCACCCGAAGAACACGCCGAGCGAGCCTTCCGCCGGCTGTTCCACCTTCTCGAAGTTCATGTAAGTTTCGCAGTTCAAGCAAACGAATTTCATCTTCAACTCCTGGGCGAGGGGCACGGGGCTAGCGGCAAGGGGTTAAGGGGTTATGGTGAAACCCTCTGATCCTCATCCTTCTTAACCACTTGCTTCGTGCCTCTTGCCTATTGTTAGAGCCTTTCCGCCAACACCTTCTTGTACTCCACAAGAGTCACGACCCGTTCCGCAATCTCGCGGTATCGCTGGATCGTCGGATAATTCTCGTCCAGCAACGGCGTTCCTTTGTCGAAGGTCGAGGCCAGCGTCCGATCGAAGGGGATTCTGCCGAGGAGCGGGACATCCAGCGCCTCGCACATCGCCCCCGTGTTGCCTTCGAAGAGCTCATGTTCGGCTCCGCAGGACGGACAACGGTACCGGCTCATGTTCTCCACCATCCCGAGCACCCGGATGCCCATGTCGCGCGCATAGGTGACCGACTTCTGCACGACATCGGACGCGACTTCGGACGGGGTTGTGACCACGATCGCACCGGCAAGGTCGGGAATGAACCCGGCCATGACGGGCGGCTTGTCGGCGGCGGCTCCCGGAGGCAGGTCGGTCAAGAGATAATCCAACTCGCCCCACACGACGTCCGCGAGGAACTCCCGGATAACATTCATCTCCATCACGCCCAGCCAGACCGGGCTCAAATCCATCGGGCCCTTCCAGCGGACCGGTGAAGCGTCGCCGAGGAAGAAATCCATCGAAGCGACCTTCACTCCCAGCGGGCCGACGGGAGGGACCGCGCCTTCTGGCGTAATCATGAGCGACCGGCCATGCATGCCGAGCATCCGCGGCACACAGGGGCCATTGAGGTCCACGTCCAACAGCCCGACCCGGTACCCCAGACGCGCCAGCGCCAGGGCCAGGTTGACCGTCGTCATGCTCTTGCCGACCCCGCCTTTGCCGCTCATCACGACGATTTTGTGTTTGATGCCGGCCATGCGGGCCTGCACCTGCTTCATCTGCTCGGTGATCTGCTGGACCACCTTCGCATCATCGGTGTATTGGAGTTTGCTCAGAATGGATTTGAGGTTTTTCTCTTGTGCCGCAGGCATAGGTTTCTTTCCCTCAATAGAAGGCCAACGGTAACACAAGGGTTTTTAGAGAGTCAAACGTCCCCACCAACAGCAAGAAGCTGACAGCAGGAGAAGCCAGTGAACAACGAAGATGATTGCCCATCTTGAGCTCTTAGCTGCTCGCTATCGGCGGTTCGCCAAGTTGTAGTTAGATCGAGTACTGGAACGTCGGCTTACTGCCGATCGCGTGCGCCAGCACGCCCCGGCGTTTGAGTTCTTCGATGATGCGCCGGGCCGCCTCGTCGAAGTCCTGGGGGCCGCTGAAGTGCAGGTCGGTGTTGGGCGGAGGCTCCTCCTCGGTCTTGCTCATATGGACGGCGATCACGGGAGCCGGATGCACCAGGGTCCTGATGGCTTGCGCCGCGTCCCGATAGGCGGCGCCGAAGGGATTCGTGGTGGAGACGACGATCAGGCCCGTATCGATCAGCAGCCGGGCGACTTCGCCGTAGCGCCGAGCCATCTCGGTCGTATCGGATCTTTCCGATTCCGCCAGATCGGCATCCAGGCCTCGCCGGAGGTTCTCGCCGTCCAGCAGATACGCATGCCGCCCTTCCGCCACTAAGAGCGCCTCCAGTTTGCGAGCCAGGAACGACTTCCCCGTATGGCGTCCGCCGGTCAACAGAACGATGGCCGCGCGGTGTCCATACTGCTGGGCCCGGTCCTCCGCGCTCACCTCGCCTTTCACCCAGGCGAAATCGCGCCGGCGGGCCTCCTCCCGCAGAAATTCCTGTTCGTCGTGAACCAGCTCGGTGATGATGCCGCCGCCGGAGATGTCGTATTGATCGACGATCACAAAGCGGCCGGTGGCCTCGAAGGACGCGGACAGATCGAAGGCGATGGGCCACTTGGTTCGCAGCGTCAACTCGGCGACCTGGTTCTTCTCGACGGCGCGGCCGCCCTGCCGTTGATCGAGGTCCTGCGTGTCGATGATGCGATGGATGGCCGCTACCTCGCAATCCACCTCGCGCGTGGCCAGGCGAAGCTGGTACTTCCGCCCGCGCTCGAGCGGCCGCCCCAACCAGAACACGTTGGCCCGAAACGCGGTGGAGACCAGCGGAATGTCGTTCTGATGCGAGGCGATTTCGCCGCGCTCGATGAAAATCTGTTCGTCCAGCGTGATTCCCACCGACTGGCCGGCCTGTGCTTCGGTCGGGGGCGGCTCGATGTTGAAGGCCTCGATCGTCTTGACGTTGGCGACCTTGTTGGACGGAGAAAAGACCAGCCGGTCTCCCACCTTCAGCCGTCCGGCGGTGATGCGGCCGGCGATGATCCGCCGGACGTCGAATTTATAGACATCCT
Coding sequences within:
- the aroA gene encoding 3-phosphoshikimate 1-carboxyvinyltransferase; the encoded protein is MASLTITPGRPLRGTLSVPGDKSITHRAIMLSALAEGVSTIKAYCRGEDCLNTVRAFQALGVRIDESPDQLRVHGKGLWGLAEPDAPIDCGNSGTGIRLLTGLLAGQDFFTVLTGDESIRRRPMGRVVRPLREMGATIAGRKGGELAPLAVTGSRLKAIDYRSPVASAQVKSALLFAALFAEGVTRVTEPRPSRDHTERLFQYFGIPLDRRGTTVALEGRSSLRWSGANALVVPGDLSAAAFLVVGATIVPDSDVTLVGIGINPTRTGILEILSRMGADIQIMNRREEAGEPVADLRVTSASLRGVRVGPEQIPQTIDEFPILCVAAAVAQGETVISGAEELRVKESDRIATMAMELSRMGGHITEKPDGMIIQGLGQGDRNRVLRGAACTSHGDHRVAMSLAIAGLAANSPTVIDDTECIETSFPNFERKILELLTEHC
- a CDS encoding prephenate dehydrogenase/arogenate dehydrogenase family protein, translating into MAGSAHRYRQVAIVGVGLIGGSLGMVLRRQELAGSVVGIGRRIENLKTAVELGAIDRYVADPKDGVCDADLVVLATPVDTYERHLKDWANCLKPGAIVTDVGSVKGALVEQAERLMPDGVRFVGAHPIAGKEKTGVAAGSATLFMGARCILTPTSRTDPQALQAIRELWEAAGSIVMCMDPFVHDRILGAVSHLPHVAAFALINALTEIRERTTPDLDLCNHSGGGLRDTTRIAASSPEMWRDIFLRNRDNIVALIEVYERHLEELKRLIQAGDGPGIEKELERAKRVREQLN
- the aroF gene encoding 3-deoxy-7-phosphoheptulonate synthase, with the protein product MIIVLKPEATEREIDHILDRLRELGLKSHISTGQERTIIGVIGDDRILQNQPLTALPGVENVLPILAPWKLVSREFKKDNTVIDVNGVKIGGKKLAIMAGPCAVERLELTVGIAHEVKAAGASILRGGAYKPRTSPYSFQGLGREGLDYLLEAKKQTGLPVVSEILDTRDIELFLEKADIIQIGARNMQNFELLKEVGAYDKPVLLKRGLSATIKEFLLSAEYIMSRGNRNVMLCERGIRTFETQYRNTLDLAAIPTLKELSHLPVIVDPSHATGKWNLVAPMSKAAIAAGADGLLIEVHSNPECALCDGEESIKPPKFKELMYDVKKIAEAVGREV
- the hisC gene encoding histidinol-phosphate transaminase; this encodes MALKVHPDIASLSPYVPGKPVEELQRELGLPRAIKLASNENPIGPSPKALAVLGEASATLNRYPDGGAYKLRGALAQRWKVTPDQIVLGNGSDEILGLLARVFVSPGDEAVMADHTFVIYKMEVTAAHGVPVVVPLTDWRHDLPAMADAVTDRTRLLFICNPNNPTGTMVDAAEVEALMARVPNHVVVVFDEAYYEYVRSPVFPDSLAYVKQHRNVVVLRTFSKIYGLAGLRIGYGLTTPEIAGYLNRVRPPFNANSLAQRAALAALDDEEHVAKSRAMNREQMEVVRAGLVALGFRPLPSETNFLYFDVGRDGRGVFEALLREGVIVRHMEGRMLRVTIGLPEENRAFLTALKKVLC
- the pheA gene encoding prephenate dehydratase produces the protein MAADKDLQHYRREIDRIDDEILRLLNERSKNVIEIGRLKKQSDRDANLHTPAREAEIIERLTRRNPGPFPNEAIRPVYREIMSASLSLEGPQKVAYLGPRATFTHMACMQKFGSSAQYMPVTGIKDVFNEVERGRANFGVVPIENTTEGVVNHTLDMFIDSNLLIYGEILQEVSHHLLSKTGSIEDIKKIYSHPHAIAQCRNWLETNLSHIPVSEVASTARAAELCVDEPAAAAIASELAGQLYGLKVVRDRIEDNMNNFTRFLILSQKPPERTGKDKTSLMLSVKDRVGALYDLLRPFASHGINMTKIESRPSRRKAWEYIFFVDIEGHVEEDRVKKALEEVKGRCLFMKILGSYPSHA
- the ruvB gene encoding Holliday junction branch migration DNA helicase RuvB; the encoded protein is MGERLVTNHHLTEDERGLEASLRPHTLDEYVGQERMKESLRICIEAAKRRGEALDHAIFYGPPGLGKTTIAHVIAHEMGVSIRSTSGLVLAHAGDLAAILSNLQEHDVLFIDEIHRLPASVEEALYPAMEDFQLDLVIGQGPSTRTVKLDLPRFTLVGATTRAGALTSPLRDRFGLVHRLEFYSPVELEAIVRRSASLLGVAIDAEGAAEIAGRARGTPRIVNRLIKRVRDYAQIKAEGRITRQVAQEALAWLGVDSAGFDEMDRKILLTVIEKFGGGPVGVESLAAAVQEDKGTLEDVYEPYLMQAGFLERTARGRQATRLAFEHFKKPKDLLS
- the ruvA gene encoding Holliday junction branch migration protein RuvA; its protein translation is MIASLTGRLAFKAPTHVTLDVQGVGYEVFVPLSTYYALPNLNEVTSLHIHTHLREDAIQLFGFLEPVEKEAFVLLTGVSGIGPKLALGVLSALAVPDLVSAVQAGDVEKLATVPGIGKKSAGRIALELKDKVERLHPASGQAVRATLGHADPVQEDALSALVNLGYRAADVKEVLKRVRSLRGNSLPLTDLIREALKELARG